From Lacerta agilis isolate rLacAgi1 chromosome Z, rLacAgi1.pri, whole genome shotgun sequence, the proteins below share one genomic window:
- the QRFP gene encoding orexigenic neuropeptide QRFP, whose product MPKSSDMSFTLSPQMKASCLFSCFFLLNFCVCFPLDEGQALGQKGSLWVPGAAKWKCSPGDLKSLLSVARELQGFEKELAGIRLRFGREGGGPEDENEATNYLPEEEAGEKRAGTLGNLAEELNGYSRKKGGFSFRFGRRRRRISALF is encoded by the coding sequence ATGCCTAAATCCAGTGACATGTCTTTCACTCTTTCTCCCCAGATGAAGGCCTCCTGCCTCTTctcctgcttcttcctgctgaACTTCTGTGTCTGCTTCCCCCTGGATGAGGGGCAGGCGTTGGGCCAGAAGGGCAGCCTCTGGGTCCCCGGAGCTGCCAAGTGGAAGTGTTCACCTGGAGACCTCAAGTCCCTCCTCAGCGTCGCCAGGGAACTGCAGGGCTTCGAGAAGGAGCTAGCTGGCATCCGCCTCCGcttcgggagggagggaggaggtccAGAAGATGAGAATGAAGCCACCAACTACCTGCcggaggaggaggcaggtgaGAAGAGGGCTGGCACTTTGGGCAACCTTGCTGAGGAGCTGAACGGCTACAGCCGGAAGAAGGGAGGCTTCAGCTTCCGCTTTGGGCGGCGGAGGCGGAGGATATCAGCTCTCTTCTGA